From a region of the Odoribacter splanchnicus DSM 20712 genome:
- a CDS encoding SusC/RagA family TonB-linked outer membrane protein, with amino-acid sequence MKKMLKVNMLRLLLGMSTLVFFGISGSFTAYAGDTPAAPQQHKRVVKGRVTDKKTGEPIVGATVWFKESTSGTATDAAGNYSLNRPQGNAILSVSFIGYKSQEVVLGKEDVINFQLEETSEMIEEAVVVGYGSQRKESVIGAITTVGVAELKQPTGQISNSLAGRLAGVVAVQRSGEPGQSSEFWIRGISTFGANKDPLILVDGVERSLDLLDPEDIESFSILKDATATAVYGVRGANGVIIVNTRRGKEGRPDINVKAQVGILTPTKVPKMANSATWAEMYNVARTSHDKAPLYTPEEIQKYKDHSDPYLYPDIDWLDALMKNHTTQQRVNLNVTGGGSIARYYISGAFFNENGLFISDPEHEWDSRINYKRYNFTSNVDVNLHPTTILKLNIGGSMETKHQPYNSISSIFNDAMNTSPNVMPLFYPDRDEDGAVRYAEYGEAVPNPYNTLTQAGYNDNWWTKINAMIALEQDFSKLVTEGLKAEIKFSFDANSWNQILRGGSPHTWYARMRDDDNNLVYEEKSLGSNTLSYTSYANGERALYLEGRINYDRLFGKHRVGALFLYNQRNYQVAAGSSIDALPYRDQGLAGRVTYSYDDRYFIEGNFGYNGSENFASGNRFGFFPAGAIGWIVSNEKFMGGVTHIIDMLKLKASIGQSGNDEIGGGRRFVYLPTIVGAYGTYWGTSHTYTGGTAVGEYANEDVSWEVSTKTNVGFELSLFNALRLQADYFYERRKGIFVQRQSLPDYVGVSTMPWSNVGKMQNQGIDATLEFDKSFGEFFLSARGTFTYARNKQIDNDQPDYIDKYRNRNGQKYGQQFGLIALGLFKDETEIANSPSQFGTSYLKPGDIKYKDINGDGVIDDADEVPIGYSDVPEIVYGMGVSMNYKGFDLSLFFQGVARTTFFLGDAYFPFNYPNIGRTGFLDDLKDKYFDPAKQNFDAEIPLLYDEGWHGSNYKNSTWWQRSGAFLRLKTAELGYTLPKSVTQKLRLKTVRFFVSGTNLLTFAKDVKLWDPEINSTDGRGYPLMRTANFGVNINF; translated from the coding sequence ATGAAGAAAATGCTAAAAGTAAACATGTTGCGTTTGCTATTGGGGATGTCGACTCTGGTATTTTTTGGTATATCAGGTAGTTTTACAGCCTATGCCGGCGATACGCCGGCAGCGCCACAGCAACATAAACGGGTAGTGAAAGGAAGGGTTACCGATAAAAAGACCGGAGAACCCATTGTCGGAGCTACGGTATGGTTTAAGGAATCGACCAGCGGAACAGCAACGGATGCTGCCGGAAATTATTCGCTCAACCGCCCTCAGGGAAATGCAATCCTTTCGGTGTCTTTTATCGGATATAAAAGCCAGGAAGTGGTATTAGGAAAAGAAGATGTGATTAATTTCCAGTTGGAAGAAACCAGTGAAATGATCGAGGAAGCCGTTGTCGTCGGTTATGGATCTCAACGTAAAGAGAGTGTAATCGGAGCGATCACGACTGTCGGAGTGGCTGAACTGAAACAACCGACGGGACAGATCAGTAACAGTCTGGCGGGGCGTCTGGCCGGTGTGGTTGCTGTGCAGCGAAGCGGTGAACCCGGGCAAAGTTCCGAGTTCTGGATCCGGGGAATCAGTACTTTCGGTGCCAACAAAGACCCGTTGATCCTGGTCGATGGAGTGGAAAGAAGTCTCGACTTGCTGGACCCCGAAGATATCGAATCTTTTTCTATCCTGAAAGATGCTACGGCAACAGCCGTCTACGGAGTGCGGGGAGCGAACGGGGTGATCATCGTGAATACCCGGCGGGGAAAAGAGGGACGACCCGATATCAACGTGAAAGCACAGGTCGGTATCCTTACACCTACCAAAGTGCCCAAAATGGCGAACTCGGCTACCTGGGCCGAGATGTATAATGTAGCCCGTACTTCTCACGATAAGGCTCCTCTGTATACTCCTGAAGAAATTCAAAAATACAAAGATCACAGTGATCCCTATTTGTATCCCGATATCGATTGGTTGGATGCTTTAATGAAAAATCATACTACTCAACAACGGGTGAATCTGAATGTCACCGGTGGGGGGAGTATTGCCCGTTATTATATTTCAGGCGCTTTCTTTAACGAAAACGGTTTGTTTATCAGTGATCCCGAACATGAATGGGATTCCAGGATCAATTACAAACGCTATAATTTCACTTCTAATGTGGATGTAAACCTTCATCCCACTACGATTCTGAAACTGAATATCGGTGGAAGTATGGAGACCAAACATCAGCCATACAACAGTATTAGCTCGATATTTAACGATGCGATGAATACTTCTCCGAACGTGATGCCTTTATTTTATCCCGATCGGGATGAGGATGGGGCTGTTCGTTATGCCGAATACGGGGAGGCAGTTCCGAATCCTTATAATACTTTGACTCAGGCAGGGTATAACGATAACTGGTGGACTAAGATAAACGCCATGATAGCTCTGGAACAGGATTTTTCGAAATTGGTGACCGAAGGGTTGAAGGCTGAAATTAAATTTTCATTCGATGCCAATTCCTGGAATCAGATTTTGCGGGGAGGTTCGCCTCATACCTGGTACGCCCGGATGAGAGATGATGATAATAATTTGGTATACGAGGAAAAGTCGTTAGGTTCAAATACGTTAAGCTATACTTCTTATGCGAATGGAGAACGCGCTTTATATTTGGAAGGACGTATCAACTACGACCGGCTGTTCGGGAAACATCGGGTTGGAGCACTCTTTTTATACAACCAGCGGAATTATCAGGTAGCTGCCGGTTCTTCTATCGACGCTTTGCCTTACCGGGATCAGGGGCTTGCCGGACGAGTGACTTATTCTTACGACGACCGGTATTTTATCGAAGGAAATTTCGGGTATAACGGATCGGAGAACTTTGCCAGCGGTAATCGTTTCGGTTTCTTTCCGGCAGGTGCTATCGGCTGGATTGTTTCGAATGAAAAATTCATGGGTGGTGTAACCCATATCATCGATATGTTGAAATTGAAAGCTTCTATCGGTCAGAGTGGTAACGACGAAATCGGAGGAGGACGGCGTTTCGTGTATTTGCCTACGATTGTCGGAGCTTACGGAACGTATTGGGGTACTTCCCATACCTATACCGGAGGTACTGCTGTCGGAGAGTATGCCAATGAGGATGTGTCGTGGGAAGTATCTACCAAAACAAATGTCGGTTTTGAATTGTCTTTATTCAATGCTTTACGTTTACAAGCCGATTATTTTTACGAAAGACGGAAAGGTATTTTTGTTCAACGGCAGTCGTTACCCGATTATGTCGGGGTATCTACCATGCCGTGGTCCAATGTCGGAAAGATGCAGAATCAGGGAATCGATGCAACGCTCGAATTCGATAAAAGTTTCGGTGAGTTTTTCTTGTCGGCCCGGGGAACCTTTACGTATGCCCGCAACAAACAAATCGATAACGATCAACCCGATTATATCGATAAATACCGGAACCGGAACGGACAAAAATATGGCCAGCAATTCGGTCTCATAGCACTCGGATTGTTTAAAGATGAAACGGAGATTGCCAATAGCCCTTCCCAGTTCGGTACTTCCTACCTCAAACCCGGAGACATCAAATATAAAGATATCAATGGAGACGGCGTAATCGACGATGCCGACGAAGTGCCTATCGGTTATTCCGATGTACCGGAAATTGTATACGGTATGGGAGTAAGTATGAATTACAAAGGATTCGATTTATCGTTGTTTTTCCAGGGGGTGGCCCGGACGACTTTTTTCCTGGGAGATGCCTATTTCCCGTTCAATTATCCGAATATCGGACGGACAGGTTTTCTGGATGATTTGAAAGATAAATATTTCGATCCGGCCAAACAGAATTTCGATGCAGAAATCCCTCTCTTGTATGATGAAGGATGGCATGGGAGCAACTATAAAAATTCCACCTGGTGGCAACGCAGCGGAGCTTTCCTGCGTTTGAAAACTGCTGAACTCGGGTATACTTTACCGAAATCGGTGACTCAAAAATTGCGTTTGAAAACAGTGCGTTTCTTCGTTTCCGGTACGAATCTCCTCACTTTTGCCAAGGATGTGAAACTCTGGGATCCGGAAATCAATTCAACGGACGGACGTGGTTATCCTTTGATGCGTACCGCTAATTTCGGCGTGAACATTAACTTCTAA
- a CDS encoding RagB/SusD family nutrient uptake outer membrane protein, translating to MKSKILFYIAVGLAFLTVSCDSYLDKEPDDMQTIEGVFAKRSTTEQYLANAYAYLPEQYDAVCIVPPMYGWPFVPASDEAEWGAVRVYAFMQNGTLSASNPSLNFWTPLYRGIRETNVFLEHVGECKELEDGELEAWTAEARYINVMCHYWLAMIYGPIVLVKNEIIDVNSTIYRERDSWEDCVKWICDELEAVAYELPPTQGDTYKGKPTRGAALAYRSRLLLYTASPLFNGNAYFSSVKKKDGTALFPTTKDPEKWRVAANAAKNFIDMCEDGSLPHQLLTGSDEENAKGKTYKRVFIEAWNSELIDAEFPGANNTYYVYLLEQGPAPNGDRFLNGHATNCATQFQVDAYAMENGRYPITGYNNDGSPVIDEESGYTESGFSTFTVPTFDLDYKGFTSEMFNMYKNREPRFYASIFYNEGVWPNTVTDKPVYINKYGTDGSNSSDYNRTGYLITKFVHPGSTLNPYNLNYERSWSNFRYAEILLNYVEAKIELGELDDEVLGYWNAVRNRGGVPDIETVYPDVKSDQNLARDLIHRERQVEFAFENIRWFDANRWKIATETNHGKTYGMNVNISSKNALRSEYYQRTAFETRVFLERQYLQPIPQTAIMKNPDLKQNPGW from the coding sequence ATGAAATCAAAAATACTTTTTTATATCGCTGTCGGTTTGGCTTTTCTGACCGTTTCGTGTGATTCGTACCTGGATAAAGAGCCCGACGATATGCAAACGATCGAGGGGGTATTCGCTAAACGTAGCACTACCGAGCAATATCTGGCCAATGCTTATGCTTACTTGCCGGAACAGTATGATGCGGTATGTATCGTTCCGCCGATGTATGGCTGGCCTTTTGTACCTGCCAGCGATGAGGCGGAATGGGGTGCTGTTCGGGTGTATGCTTTTATGCAGAACGGTACTTTGTCGGCCTCCAATCCTTCTCTTAACTTCTGGACTCCTCTTTATCGCGGAATCCGGGAAACCAATGTATTCCTCGAACATGTGGGAGAATGTAAAGAATTGGAAGATGGCGAACTGGAAGCCTGGACTGCCGAAGCCAGATATATCAATGTGATGTGTCATTATTGGTTGGCTATGATTTATGGACCTATCGTGTTGGTGAAAAATGAGATTATCGATGTAAATTCCACGATTTATCGGGAAAGAGACTCCTGGGAAGATTGTGTGAAGTGGATTTGTGATGAGTTGGAAGCTGTGGCTTACGAGTTGCCACCGACTCAGGGAGATACTTACAAAGGTAAACCGACCCGTGGTGCTGCCCTGGCCTATCGTTCCCGTTTATTGCTTTATACGGCAAGTCCCTTATTTAACGGTAATGCTTATTTTTCATCGGTAAAGAAAAAAGACGGAACGGCTTTATTCCCGACAACCAAAGATCCGGAAAAATGGAGAGTGGCTGCCAATGCTGCCAAGAACTTTATCGATATGTGTGAAGACGGTTCCCTGCCTCATCAGCTGTTGACCGGTTCGGATGAAGAGAATGCAAAAGGGAAAACCTACAAAAGAGTATTTATCGAGGCTTGGAACAGTGAATTGATCGATGCCGAATTTCCCGGAGCAAACAATACGTATTACGTTTATTTACTGGAACAAGGACCTGCTCCGAACGGAGATCGTTTCCTGAATGGGCATGCCACCAATTGTGCCACTCAGTTCCAGGTAGACGCTTATGCCATGGAAAACGGGCGTTATCCGATTACCGGCTATAACAACGACGGTTCGCCGGTGATCGACGAGGAATCCGGTTATACAGAATCCGGCTTTTCCACTTTTACCGTACCTACTTTTGATTTGGACTACAAAGGTTTTACCAGCGAGATGTTCAATATGTATAAAAACCGGGAACCCCGTTTTTATGCCAGTATATTCTATAACGAAGGGGTATGGCCGAATACGGTAACCGATAAACCGGTGTATATCAATAAATACGGAACCGACGGCAGTAATAGTTCGGACTATAACCGTACCGGGTATTTGATTACTAAATTCGTTCATCCGGGATCGACCCTGAATCCCTACAATCTGAATTATGAACGGAGTTGGTCGAATTTCCGCTATGCCGAGATTTTACTGAATTATGTGGAAGCAAAGATTGAGCTGGGTGAGTTGGACGACGAGGTATTGGGCTATTGGAATGCCGTGCGTAACCGGGGTGGTGTGCCGGATATCGAGACCGTATATCCGGATGTAAAAAGCGACCAGAATCTGGCACGTGACCTGATCCATCGGGAACGTCAGGTGGAATTTGCTTTCGAAAATATCCGCTGGTTCGATGCTAATCGCTGGAAGATTGCAACGGAGACCAATCATGGGAAAACCTACGGTATGAATGTAAACATATCTTCTAAGAATGCTTTGCGTTCCGAATATTATCAGCGTACGGCTTTCGAAACCCGTGTTTTCCTCGAAAGACAGTATTTACAGCCGATTCCACAGACTGCTATTATGAAGAATCCGGATCTGAAACAGAATCCCGGTTGGTAA
- a CDS encoding DUF1735 domain-containing protein has product MKIKYLILCFVASLLASCGEIDESNLKLYPSKLYLGVSGYNLQEIYDLGEESLVWDVYVDKSGYYDNAAEVELSYDPTVLTDYQELTQEGLDFEVLPEHVGTLGQKRLSLAADATLGGTQLTFDMTTLRTLIPKDEEVKYVYPVRIKSLTEGVEVNTDKDYLLLAIRLNTPQANLRGRGSLIEVSCDPWRNVNMDKVTVPLVIDLPFENKDMELTFTYEADPDLLVTYNRQNGTSYELLPDCYTTPELKIKAGEVTTTAEIEVTPTSLTAAPGGKEYLLPIRITGCDNSSVKIQDGAVTYLSINMRDKYTGSWTMTILDGESGISTSPGAVINAQLYHLKAMKKSGLGDASCQNLINNVSDEEVIFSPGWAGTFWDQTTQAFKITEEDVGNERKKVEIIYGWNGDVYNYRVTNNQSWYEPATQTLHIEYDGVYDWGNYSVRRNFTNPVFN; this is encoded by the coding sequence ATGAAAATCAAATATTTAATTCTTTGTTTTGTCGCTTCTTTATTGGCTTCGTGCGGAGAAATCGACGAGTCGAATCTGAAGCTCTATCCTTCCAAACTTTATCTGGGAGTGAGTGGTTACAACCTGCAAGAAATATACGATCTGGGCGAAGAATCTTTGGTATGGGATGTATATGTGGATAAGAGCGGTTATTACGATAATGCCGCCGAAGTAGAATTGTCGTATGATCCGACAGTACTGACCGATTATCAGGAGCTGACTCAGGAGGGACTGGATTTCGAAGTATTACCTGAGCATGTCGGTACTTTGGGGCAAAAACGCCTGAGTCTGGCTGCCGACGCCACCTTGGGAGGTACACAACTGACTTTCGATATGACTACTCTTCGAACACTGATTCCGAAAGATGAAGAAGTGAAGTACGTTTATCCGGTACGGATCAAGAGCCTGACCGAGGGGGTAGAGGTCAATACCGATAAAGATTACCTGTTGCTGGCGATCCGGCTGAATACACCTCAGGCAAATTTGCGCGGAAGAGGGAGTTTGATAGAGGTAAGCTGTGATCCGTGGCGGAATGTCAATATGGATAAAGTCACTGTTCCTTTGGTCATAGACTTGCCTTTCGAGAATAAAGATATGGAGCTGACCTTTACCTATGAAGCCGACCCGGATTTACTCGTTACCTATAATCGGCAGAATGGTACTTCTTATGAACTTTTACCAGATTGTTATACGACTCCGGAATTGAAAATTAAGGCAGGAGAAGTAACTACTACAGCGGAGATCGAAGTGACTCCGACCAGCTTGACTGCTGCACCTGGTGGAAAAGAGTATCTTTTGCCAATACGGATAACGGGATGTGATAATTCTTCGGTAAAGATTCAGGATGGTGCTGTTACTTATTTGTCAATTAATATGAGAGATAAGTATACGGGTTCCTGGACAATGACTATTTTAGATGGAGAGAGTGGTATTTCAACTAGCCCAGGTGCTGTTATAAATGCACAACTTTATCATTTAAAAGCAATGAAAAAAAGTGGTTTGGGAGATGCAAGTTGCCAGAATCTAATTAATAATGTTTCTGATGAGGAAGTTATTTTTAGTCCTGGCTGGGCAGGTACGTTCTGGGATCAGACAACTCAAGCATTTAAAATAACAGAGGAAGATGTTGGAAATGAACGAAAGAAAGTAGAGATTATATATGGCTGGAATGGCGATGTT